From a region of the Dictyostelium discoideum AX4 chromosome 2 chromosome, whole genome shotgun sequence genome:
- the cyb5A gene encoding cytochrome b5 A — translation MSEKTFTRQEVAKHCSLNSLWIIYNDDVFDVTNFVVEHPGGEEVLKGNGGKDATQEFDDVGHSASAIAKMQSLRIGRIEGAKPREEKKKEIKKTTTTTSAPKQQESAGLGLLKIPLIIIVLAIAAYFFMGDQQ, via the exons atgtcaGAAAAAACTTTCACTCGTCAAGAAGTTGCTAAACACTGTTCATTAAACAGTTTATGGATCATTTACAATGATGATGTTTTTGATGTTACAAATTTTGTCGTTGAACATCCAGGTGGTGAAGAAGTTTTAAAAGGAAATGGtg gTAAAGATGCAACTCAAGAGTTTGATGATGTAGGTCACAGCGCAAGTGCTATCGCAAAAATGCAATCACTCAGAATTGGTCGTATCGAAGGCGCTAAACCAAGAGAAGAGAAAAAgaaggaaattaaaaaaacaaccacaactacTAGCGCACCAAAACAACAAGAAAGTGCTGGTTTAGGTCTTTTAAAAATCCCATTAATTATCATTGTTTTAGCAATCGCTGCTTACTTTTTCATGGGTGACCAACAATAa